The following proteins are co-located in the Mesorhizobium sp. M1E.F.Ca.ET.045.02.1.1 genome:
- a CDS encoding methyl-accepting chemotaxis protein, translating into MSEIATGTTSLLRASLSRTGKWAGSVAFLSGAVSDVLNPLGPFAAYIALIAAVAAAIIAIAMVLRLVLAAKAMPALIFATSAAAIAGGVYGVQQETNSQNGVIAALVPAVAQLQQSLGIVSEKVAKIEKTVTETQKTVEAVKKSTDTVAQKTDQIASAQQQQTAQGAETQKAVEAVKQTADTLAAGQKQQQAQAEKLQATTEQIAASIDTIAKGFAQLAAQGGAIADPKRPDEFYHNARVYELAGDMLNARRAYLAFAGFDVDAIDPYTRFATLLRVQDGKAGAREVFGQLAEKAKAPSIKLVHLLQFDDAQRLGKLNAFISANPDYAPAYFLEAQEFSEDRLGSQTLADKRSEAQALTKFVSYEKDGGLLKYFVDQRELADWLDRSRTRLAALGDVLDPSRFVPTLTPTRSNAGWSMTISLPEPATAISWRLGDSGPFTDTGLMAMNDQRTGKPMPNPSFELPDSTAATNIGIKYLDIRGRETGPFDIRFDPDSALQQGNKQILDQFWTSWIAFDASGNQGLVYFTQMLSFRCAIKEVRYSLNDTALDKELKMPPCDAKDPYAIPADYQPYFKVKDDVTSMAVQVTYTDGTKSPVREYKRQ; encoded by the coding sequence ATGTCGGAAATCGCCACGGGTACGACCTCGCTGCTGCGGGCATCGCTCAGCCGCACCGGCAAATGGGCGGGCAGCGTCGCTTTCCTCAGCGGCGCGGTGTCCGACGTGCTCAACCCGCTGGGGCCTTTTGCCGCCTATATCGCGCTCATCGCGGCGGTCGCGGCGGCGATCATCGCCATCGCCATGGTGCTGCGCCTGGTGCTGGCGGCCAAGGCCATGCCGGCGCTGATCTTCGCAACAAGCGCCGCCGCGATCGCCGGCGGCGTCTATGGCGTCCAGCAGGAGACCAACTCGCAGAACGGCGTCATCGCCGCCCTGGTGCCGGCGGTCGCGCAACTGCAGCAGTCGCTGGGCATCGTCTCGGAAAAGGTGGCGAAGATCGAAAAGACGGTCACGGAGACGCAGAAGACGGTCGAGGCGGTCAAGAAGTCCACCGACACGGTGGCTCAGAAGACCGACCAGATCGCCTCCGCCCAGCAGCAGCAGACGGCGCAGGGCGCCGAGACGCAGAAGGCCGTCGAGGCGGTCAAGCAGACGGCCGACACTTTAGCCGCCGGCCAAAAACAGCAGCAGGCGCAGGCCGAAAAGCTGCAGGCGACCACCGAGCAGATCGCCGCCTCTATCGACACGATCGCCAAGGGCTTTGCCCAGCTCGCCGCGCAGGGCGGCGCGATCGCCGATCCCAAGCGTCCCGACGAGTTCTATCACAATGCCCGCGTCTATGAGCTGGCGGGCGATATGCTGAATGCCCGGCGCGCCTATCTCGCCTTTGCCGGCTTCGACGTCGACGCCATCGACCCCTATACCCGCTTCGCCACGCTGCTGAGGGTCCAGGACGGCAAGGCCGGCGCCCGCGAAGTGTTCGGCCAGCTCGCCGAAAAGGCCAAGGCGCCGTCGATCAAGCTCGTCCATCTCCTGCAGTTCGACGATGCCCAGCGGCTCGGCAAGCTCAACGCCTTCATATCGGCCAACCCTGACTATGCGCCGGCTTACTTCCTCGAGGCGCAGGAGTTCTCCGAGGATCGTCTCGGCAGCCAGACGCTCGCCGACAAGCGCAGCGAAGCCCAGGCGCTGACCAAGTTCGTTTCCTACGAAAAAGATGGCGGCCTGCTCAAATATTTCGTCGACCAGAGGGAGTTGGCCGACTGGCTGGACCGCAGCCGGACCCGGCTGGCCGCGCTCGGCGACGTGCTCGACCCGTCGCGCTTCGTGCCGACGCTGACGCCGACGCGCTCCAACGCCGGCTGGTCGATGACGATCTCGCTCCCCGAACCGGCGACGGCGATTTCCTGGCGGCTCGGCGACTCTGGCCCGTTCACCGATACCGGCCTGATGGCGATGAACGACCAGCGCACCGGCAAGCCGATGCCCAACCCGAGCTTCGAGCTGCCCGACAGCACCGCGGCCACCAATATCGGCATAAAATATCTCGACATCAGGGGCCGCGAGACCGGCCCGTTCGACATCCGCTTCGATCCGGATTCGGCCCTCCAGCAGGGCAACAAGCAGATCCTCGACCAGTTCTGGACTTCGTGGATCGCCTTCGACGCCAGCGGCAACCAGGGCCTGGTCTATTTCACGCAGATGCTGTCCTTCCGCTGCGCCATCAAGGAGGTGCGTTACAGCCTGAACGACACCGCGCTCGACAAAGAGCTCAAGATGCCGCCCTGCGACGCCAAGGACCCGTATGCGATTCCCGCCGACTACCAGCCCTATTTCAAGGTCAAGGACGACGTGACGTCGATGGCGGTGCAGGTGACTTATACCGACGGCACCAAGTCGCCGGTCAGGGAGTATAAGCGGCAGTAG
- a CDS encoding glutathione S-transferase N-terminal domain-containing protein — protein sequence MTDLSAFPITKRWPAKKPDLLQLYSSTTPNGVKISIALEEIGLPYEPHYIDIGKNESWTPEFLSLNPNGKIPAIIDPNGPDGKPIGLFESGAILLYLSDKTGKLIPADPIRRYETIQWVFFQMAAIGPIFGQVGFFNKFAGREIADKRPLERYRDESRRLIGVLETRLKGRQWIMDDEYTIADVSMLGWVRNLIGFYEARDLVGFDDFPTVAAWLERGLARPAVQRGLTIPARG from the coding sequence ATGACCGACCTGTCCGCCTTTCCGATAACCAAGCGCTGGCCGGCCAAAAAACCAGACCTCCTGCAGCTCTATTCCTCCACGACGCCCAACGGGGTGAAGATCTCGATCGCGCTGGAGGAGATCGGCCTGCCCTACGAGCCGCACTATATCGACATCGGCAAGAACGAGAGCTGGACGCCGGAATTCCTGTCGCTCAACCCGAACGGCAAGATACCGGCGATCATCGACCCGAATGGGCCCGACGGAAAGCCGATCGGGTTGTTCGAATCCGGCGCCATCCTGCTCTATCTCAGCGACAAGACCGGCAAGCTCATCCCGGCCGATCCCATCCGCCGCTACGAGACGATCCAGTGGGTGTTCTTCCAGATGGCCGCGATCGGCCCGATCTTCGGGCAGGTCGGCTTCTTCAACAAGTTCGCCGGGCGCGAGATCGCCGACAAGCGGCCGCTGGAACGCTATCGCGACGAGTCGCGGCGGCTGATCGGCGTTTTGGAAACGCGGCTCAAGGGCCGGCAATGGATCATGGATGACGAATACACCATCGCCGACGTCTCGATGCTTGGCTGGGTGCGCAACCTGATCGGCTTCTACGAAGCGCGCGACCTCGTCGGCTTCGACGATTTTCCGACCGTCGCGGCATGGCTGGAGCGAGGCCTTGCACGGCCGGCCGTGCAGAGGGGCTTGACCATCCCGGCAAGGGGTTGA
- a CDS encoding nucleoside triphosphate hydrolase, with protein sequence MSDLAHITAAIFKRAGKAKRFVVAIAGPPGAGKSTISGRLHELLPEGASEVVPMDGFHYDDILLDRRGLRARKGAPETFDFAGFETLLKRIRSGEPDIAIPVFDRSLELSRAAAEVIGADTKFILVEGNYLLLDEEPWSRLAPLFDFTIFVDVPRGELERRLMERWRGHGKSDEDARAWIASNDMPNIERVLAHRRQADLVIG encoded by the coding sequence ATGTCTGACCTAGCCCATATCACCGCCGCCATCTTCAAGCGCGCCGGCAAGGCCAAGCGCTTCGTCGTCGCCATTGCCGGCCCGCCGGGAGCCGGCAAGTCGACGATATCGGGCAGGCTGCATGAACTGCTGCCGGAGGGCGCATCGGAAGTCGTGCCGATGGACGGCTTCCATTATGACGACATCCTGCTCGACCGCCGTGGCCTGCGCGCGCGAAAAGGCGCGCCGGAAACCTTCGACTTCGCCGGCTTCGAGACGCTTTTGAAGCGCATCCGCTCCGGCGAGCCGGACATCGCCATTCCGGTCTTCGACCGCAGCTTGGAATTGTCGCGCGCGGCGGCCGAAGTCATCGGCGCCGATACCAAGTTCATCCTGGTCGAGGGCAACTATCTGCTGCTCGACGAGGAGCCGTGGTCGCGGCTTGCGCCTTTGTTCGATTTCACCATCTTCGTCGACGTGCCGCGGGGCGAGCTCGAGCGCCGCCTGATGGAGCGCTGGCGCGGCCATGGCAAGTCCGACGAGGACGCGCGCGCCTGGATCGCCTCCAACGACATGCCGAATATCGAGCGCGTGCTGGCGCATCGCCGGCAGGCCGATCTGGTGATTGGTTAA
- a CDS encoding DUF1003 domain-containing protein — protein MAGDPKASAQKQADDENESGGEYLEAATVPEDAHEAADEVLEAPEVPDSEPTPPGATRAKPKKKPSAISGRKFRKRDLVRIDDLRPSLADRIRADHPDLPRGARVSRAELARYRMRYMEELLQQEHGEFSELDRQVVESIARQDTISENSEEEFEEHRSFADRVSDTMAEFGGSWWFLISFAAVLLIWIGLNLAEGATSAFDPYPFILLNLMLSCIAAIQAPVIMMSQKRQEAKDRLRSFNDYRVNLKAELEVRHLHEKLDYLISRQWQRLAEMQQMQLDAMHELTAKKQKRAARGVRRRVAKAGAEG, from the coding sequence ATGGCCGGCGATCCCAAGGCATCCGCGCAGAAGCAAGCAGACGACGAGAACGAAAGCGGCGGCGAATATCTCGAGGCGGCCACCGTTCCGGAAGACGCGCATGAGGCGGCCGACGAGGTCCTCGAAGCGCCGGAGGTGCCGGATTCGGAGCCCACCCCGCCCGGCGCGACCAGGGCCAAGCCCAAGAAAAAACCGTCGGCGATCAGCGGCCGGAAATTCCGCAAGCGCGACCTGGTGCGCATCGACGATCTCAGGCCCAGCCTCGCCGACCGCATCCGCGCCGACCATCCGGACCTGCCGCGCGGCGCCCGCGTCAGCCGCGCCGAGCTCGCCCGCTACCGCATGCGCTATATGGAGGAATTGCTGCAGCAGGAGCACGGCGAATTCTCCGAGCTCGACCGCCAGGTGGTGGAATCGATCGCGAGACAGGACACGATCTCGGAAAACTCGGAAGAGGAATTCGAGGAGCACCGCTCGTTTGCCGACCGCGTCTCCGACACCATGGCCGAGTTCGGCGGCAGCTGGTGGTTCCTGATCTCGTTCGCGGCCGTGCTTCTGATCTGGATCGGCCTCAACCTCGCCGAGGGCGCGACGAGCGCCTTCGACCCCTACCCGTTCATCCTGCTCAACCTCATGCTCTCCTGCATCGCCGCCATCCAGGCGCCAGTGATCATGATGAGCCAGAAGCGGCAGGAAGCCAAAGACCGGCTGCGCTCCTTCAACGACTACCGGGTGAACCTCAAGGCCGAGCTGGAAGTGCGGCACCTGCACGAAAAGCTCGACTATCTCATCTCGCGCCAATGGCAGCGCCTGGCCGAAATGCAGCAGATGCAGCTCGACGCCATGCACGAGCTGACCGCGAAGAAGCAGAAGCGGGCGGCAAGGGGGGTGCGGAGGAGAGTGGCGAAGGCTGGGGCGGAGGGGTGA
- a CDS encoding LysR substrate-binding domain-containing protein yields MELRHLRYFLAVADCGHVTRAAQRLHISQPPLSRAIRELEAELGVELFARQRQRIALTPIGAAVAEDARAVVAQADGLVRHARALSSGESGRIRVGYVDGAMQGGVLSAHLRNLRLHAPSLVVDLVAASTETQLSALANNQLDIAILYTPRKWPDGIASSKLLSDSMRLVVSTEDNLASRRSITPSDLEASPWVALPREGDAYWRDRFLQQCSNAGFHPDIRYEVAQLSALLGLVEAGAGRAFAQASIARAETPGLVLRSLPWWKHTIDYWLAWRQRNPAPSVRQFLKANRVAESRKSRPG; encoded by the coding sequence ATGGAGCTTCGGCACCTGCGCTATTTCCTAGCGGTCGCCGATTGCGGGCACGTCACACGCGCGGCGCAACGGCTGCACATCTCGCAACCGCCTCTGAGTCGTGCGATACGCGAGTTGGAGGCCGAGCTCGGCGTCGAACTGTTCGCCCGCCAACGCCAACGGATTGCCCTAACTCCGATCGGCGCGGCAGTGGCCGAAGACGCGAGGGCCGTCGTCGCCCAGGCGGATGGCCTGGTCCGCCATGCGCGCGCGCTGTCGAGCGGTGAGAGCGGGCGTATCCGCGTTGGCTACGTCGATGGCGCCATGCAAGGCGGGGTTCTCAGCGCTCATCTGCGGAACCTCCGGCTTCATGCTCCGTCACTTGTCGTCGATCTTGTCGCCGCCAGCACGGAAACCCAGCTCAGCGCACTCGCAAACAATCAGCTCGATATCGCAATCCTCTACACGCCGCGCAAATGGCCCGACGGCATTGCCAGCAGCAAGCTGCTGTCCGACAGCATGAGGCTTGTCGTATCCACGGAGGACAACCTGGCCTCGAGGCGATCGATCACCCCGAGCGATCTTGAGGCAAGCCCGTGGGTGGCACTTCCAAGAGAAGGCGACGCGTATTGGCGCGACCGGTTCCTGCAGCAATGCTCAAATGCCGGGTTTCATCCCGACATCCGTTATGAAGTTGCGCAGCTCTCGGCGCTGCTCGGTCTCGTGGAGGCCGGCGCCGGGCGCGCCTTCGCGCAAGCCAGCATCGCGCGCGCCGAAACTCCGGGCCTGGTCCTCAGGTCGCTGCCGTGGTGGAAGCACACGATCGATTATTGGTTGGCATGGCGGCAGCGCAACCCCGCGCCTTCCGTCCGCCAGTTCCTCAAGGCCAACCGGGTTGCGGAAAGCCGGAAGTCTCGACCGGGTTAG
- a CDS encoding D-alanyl-D-alanine carboxypeptidase family protein, with product MSRPLLLLHKLLVAFAFLLLVAGCTTAAPPESVLAVPAQPQKYAAIVVDASTGKTLFEVNSTAQRYPASLTKMMTLYMLFEALESGRVSKETQIPVSDHAASQPPTKLRFRRGETIDVDSAIRAMVVKSANDVAVAVGEYLGGGSEDQFAGMMTAKARQLGMASTSFRNACGLPDDGQVTSARDMAVLGIALEHRFPQHFHYFSESDFMFRGRLVRGHNDMLGRVRGVDGIKTGYIRASGYNIVTSYNADGRHLIVVVMGAQSARQRNDHVEALIQRSLTATVADAKTQLMYAGQQPASPLPGVPAPGTTAPSSSLPGLAASDLPSPDLASPSSPLLPAQ from the coding sequence TTGTCCCGTCCCTTGCTTCTCCTCCATAAATTACTCGTCGCTTTTGCGTTTTTGCTGCTGGTTGCCGGCTGCACCACCGCGGCGCCGCCGGAAAGCGTGCTTGCCGTCCCGGCTCAGCCGCAGAAATATGCGGCGATCGTGGTCGACGCCTCGACCGGCAAGACGCTGTTCGAGGTGAACTCGACGGCGCAGCGCTACCCCGCCTCGCTCACCAAGATGATGACGCTCTACATGCTGTTCGAGGCGCTGGAGAGCGGCCGCGTGAGCAAGGAGACGCAGATCCCGGTTTCCGACCACGCCGCCTCGCAGCCGCCGACGAAGCTGCGCTTCCGGCGCGGCGAGACGATCGACGTCGATTCCGCCATCCGCGCCATGGTTGTGAAGTCGGCCAACGACGTGGCGGTGGCTGTCGGCGAATATCTGGGTGGCGGCAGCGAGGACCAGTTCGCCGGCATGATGACCGCCAAGGCCCGCCAGCTCGGCATGGCGAGCACCAGTTTCCGCAACGCCTGCGGCCTGCCCGACGACGGCCAGGTGACCTCAGCGCGCGACATGGCGGTGCTGGGGATCGCGCTCGAGCACCGCTTTCCGCAGCATTTCCACTATTTTTCCGAAAGCGACTTCATGTTCCGCGGCCGGCTGGTGCGCGGCCACAACGACATGCTGGGACGGGTGCGCGGCGTCGACGGCATCAAGACCGGCTATATCCGCGCCTCCGGCTACAACATCGTCACCTCCTACAATGCCGACGGCAGGCACCTGATCGTGGTGGTGATGGGCGCCCAAAGCGCGCGCCAGCGCAACGACCATGTCGAGGCGCTGATCCAGCGGAGTCTTACGGCGACGGTGGCGGATGCGAAGACGCAGCTGATGTATGCCGGGCAGCAGCCGGCCTCGCCGCTTCCGGGTGTGCCGGCGCCCGGCACGACGGCGCCAAGTTCGTCGCTGCCGGGTTTGGCGGCGTCCGATTTGCCGTCGCCGGATCTGGCCTCGCCCAGTTCGCCACTGCTGCCGGCGCAATAG
- a CDS encoding universal stress protein — protein MYKHILIATDGSELAGKGVAHGLELAKGLGATVTFITVSEPFPTLAWGGAMAGYVAGDELTYYEESARKYAREVLDKCKADADALGVRAKVLHIENRTPAEAILDTARTEACDLIVMASHGRRGLGRLVLGSQTAEVVSLTEVPVLVVR, from the coding sequence ATGTACAAGCACATTCTCATCGCCACCGACGGTTCGGAGCTCGCCGGCAAAGGCGTCGCCCACGGCCTGGAACTCGCCAAGGGCCTCGGCGCCACTGTGACCTTCATCACCGTCTCCGAGCCGTTCCCGACGCTCGCCTGGGGCGGCGCCATGGCCGGCTATGTCGCCGGCGACGAGCTCACCTACTATGAGGAAAGCGCACGCAAATATGCCCGCGAGGTGCTGGACAAGTGCAAGGCCGACGCCGACGCGCTCGGTGTGCGCGCGAAGGTGCTGCATATCGAGAACAGGACGCCCGCCGAGGCGATCCTCGACACGGCCCGCACCGAGGCCTGCGACCTCATCGTCATGGCCTCGCACGGCCGCCGCGGCCTCGGCCGGCTGGTGCTCGGCAGCCAGACGGCGGAGGTGGTGTCGCTGACCGAGGTCCCGGTGCTGGTGGTGCGGTAG
- a CDS encoding alcohol dehydrogenase catalytic domain-containing protein, with protein sequence MPVPACGPRQALVRVTARVVQPADWLFVADKYSTKPSYPQVAGFDGAGIVEAIGADVRELEVGRRVAFRSPGAWAEYAPVPVERIYPVPAEFAQRLSDDIVCQFPLNPLTAWGLLDLASVNAGERVLLTAARSVVAAVAGQLARERGAVVERLYRHDGGYKLRDWENRTISIGDSVADALADAKPYDLILDPVGGPDTLALIARAAQGASLFSYGVLDDRPIEIKASTLLYKALRWRGFAVSVWQNKASAETLATAARDCWSILSRYPEKLPVVARYRLEEFAMALPRARTSAGEGKVVLI encoded by the coding sequence ATGCCTGTTCCCGCATGCGGCCCCCGGCAGGCCCTCGTGCGCGTCACGGCTCGCGTTGTCCAGCCGGCCGACTGGCTCTTCGTCGCCGACAAATATTCGACGAAGCCGTCTTATCCGCAGGTCGCCGGATTCGATGGGGCCGGCATTGTCGAGGCGATCGGCGCTGACGTGCGTGAGCTGGAGGTAGGGCGGCGCGTCGCATTCCGAAGCCCGGGCGCCTGGGCCGAATACGCACCCGTGCCGGTCGAGCGTATCTATCCGGTTCCGGCCGAGTTCGCGCAACGGCTCTCCGACGATATCGTCTGCCAGTTTCCGCTCAATCCGCTAACCGCGTGGGGCCTCTTGGACCTGGCCTCCGTCAACGCCGGGGAGCGGGTGCTTCTTACCGCGGCGCGGTCCGTCGTCGCCGCCGTGGCCGGTCAATTGGCCCGCGAGCGAGGAGCCGTCGTCGAAAGGCTCTATCGCCATGACGGGGGCTATAAGCTGCGCGATTGGGAAAACCGGACGATAAGCATCGGCGATAGCGTCGCCGATGCGCTCGCGGACGCCAAGCCGTACGACTTGATCCTCGATCCCGTAGGGGGGCCCGACACGTTGGCCCTCATCGCGCGCGCCGCGCAAGGGGCAAGCCTGTTTTCCTACGGCGTTCTCGACGATCGCCCGATCGAGATCAAGGCATCGACCTTGCTTTACAAAGCGCTGCGCTGGCGGGGCTTCGCCGTAAGTGTCTGGCAGAACAAGGCAAGCGCCGAAACCTTGGCCACTGCCGCGAGGGACTGCTGGTCCATCCTTTCGCGATATCCCGAAAAGCTGCCCGTCGTCGCCCGATATCGCCTCGAAGAATTCGCTATGGCGTTGCCTCGCGCCCGGACGAGCGCGGGCGAAGGCAAGGTCGTGCTCATCTGA
- a CDS encoding alpha/beta hydrolase — MPAELYHKIATTSSLDIAFEEHGPPDGMPVILLHGWPDDVRTWDEIVPGLAEAGYRVLVPWLRGFGPTRFRDPDAMRSGQLSALGRDVLDFADVLGIERFAMVGHDWGARAAYIAACLAPDRVMACTALSVGWGTNDPDQPLSFGQAQNYWYHWLMALPRGERLVREDRKAFTRYIWSIWTGGWAISDEAFAITASAFDNPDWADVVLHSYRVRWGLAEPDPSCAALEARLRGDPAIRVPTLVLHGEADPCNAPATSEGREALFDNGYRRHVLPGIGHFPQREASDAVLRHLLPFLTSAIGMPAP; from the coding sequence ATGCCAGCGGAACTATATCATAAGATCGCGACCACATCCTCGCTCGATATCGCCTTTGAAGAGCACGGCCCTCCAGACGGCATGCCCGTCATCCTGCTTCACGGCTGGCCCGACGACGTCCGGACGTGGGACGAGATTGTTCCCGGTCTCGCGGAAGCGGGCTATCGCGTTCTCGTGCCATGGCTGCGCGGCTTCGGGCCGACGCGGTTTCGCGATCCGGACGCCATGCGGTCCGGTCAGCTTTCGGCCTTGGGCCGGGACGTGCTCGACTTCGCCGACGTGCTCGGGATCGAGCGCTTCGCCATGGTGGGACACGACTGGGGCGCGCGGGCGGCCTATATCGCCGCCTGCCTCGCGCCGGACCGCGTTATGGCCTGCACCGCTCTGTCGGTCGGCTGGGGAACCAACGACCCCGACCAGCCTCTATCCTTCGGCCAGGCGCAGAATTACTGGTATCACTGGCTGATGGCGCTGCCGCGCGGCGAACGACTGGTCCGGGAAGACCGGAAGGCATTCACGCGCTACATCTGGTCGATCTGGACCGGCGGCTGGGCGATCTCCGACGAAGCGTTCGCGATTACCGCCTCCGCGTTCGACAATCCCGACTGGGCCGATGTCGTGCTGCATTCCTATCGGGTGCGCTGGGGGCTCGCCGAGCCCGACCCGTCATGCGCGGCTCTGGAAGCTCGGCTGCGGGGCGATCCGGCGATCCGTGTTCCGACGCTCGTGCTTCACGGCGAAGCCGATCCATGCAACGCGCCTGCCACGTCCGAAGGCAGGGAGGCGCTGTTCGACAACGGCTACCGGCGGCATGTACTTCCGGGCATCGGGCATTTCCCCCAGCGGGAAGCATCCGATGCCGTCCTGCGTCATCTGCTGCCATTCCTCACATCGGCGATAGGAATGCCAGCGCCATGA